GCCAAGAATAACAAATAAAATGGTAAATATACCAGTAATACTTAGGTAATTGCCAACAAAAGCAGCAAATTCCGTAGGTGTTTTATAAATCTTTGAAGCTGACGCTTTCCAAGGTCCTTCAACTAAATTTATAGCTATACCATAACAAACAAGTAATGTAGCAATTAATCTAATATATCTTGAAGCAATAATCATTTTAAAACTTTCTATAAGAGTTAACGATTGTCTCTTGACAGAAAATTGCAGTTTTTCTACCTGAACTTTATCTAATATTTTATGGTTCAGCATCCAAAAAGTTGCCAATGCTATTACGCCTAATACCAGTACACAACCTAATATAATTTGTACTGAAAGTTCAGTCTCTGTATGTTGTAGGTCAAACTTTTTAATTAGAAATTGATTTAAATAAGCTAAATTTTCTAGAAACTTACCTGATATGTAAAGTCCCGTTTGAGCAAAAAGTCCAAATAAAGGATAGAATCTTTTCGATTGTTCCACCGAGGTTATATTATTAACAAATTGCCAAAAAAGTAATGCAAATATTACGCTCGGCCACAATTCTGCTATAATATAAAACAGAGAAAAACTCCAATTAGATAAAAGTAATATAAACCATTTCAAGTTTGGATAAGACTTTATTAAAACGCCAGCATGTTCACTACTCAAATGTAATGCTAGATGATTAGGAAAAATATAAAAGGCAAATAAGGCAAAAAATAGTAGGAAAATTGACAATATAAGGTAGAATATATATTCTCCTTTCATGTTATTTACTAATTTCACATAGATTAT
Above is a genomic segment from Candidatus Tisiphia endosymbiont of Nedyus quadrimaculatus containing:
- a CDS encoding Npt1/Npt2 family nucleotide transporter, encoding MTHNTSPTSKLTNRLSEYVFPIERHELSKFLYVTLLMFCILFIQNIIRALKDSLVNTMIGTETVSFLKFWGVLPSAFLLSIIYVKLVNNMKGEYIFYLILSIFLLFFALFAFYIFPNHLALHLSSEHAGVLIKSYPNLKWFILLLSNWSFSLFYIIAELWPSVIFALLFWQFVNNITSVEQSKRFYPLFGLFAQTGLYISGKFLENLAYLNQFLIKKFDLQHTETELSVQIILGCVLVLGVIALATFWMLNHKILDKVQVEKLQFSVKRQSLTLIESFKMIIASRYIRLIATLLVCYGIAINLVEGPWKASASKIYKTPTEFAAFVGNYLSITGIFTILFVILGSNIVRRLGWFTAASITPIMVFITGMLFFSVSNFDGFAAIIVVSFMLTDPSLIAITMGLVNNVLSKSSKYTLFDSTKEMSYVPLDTELKTKGKAAADVIGTKLGKSASALLQSLIFIILPCATYQSISIYLMIVFGIICTIWIWVIRELSKEYNNITS